In the genome of Tsukamurella paurometabola DSM 20162, the window TCCTCGATGTAGCCGTAGTCGGTGGGGTAGCCGAACGACGTGTACAGGTAGCGGTCCAGCTTGAGACGACCCGACTTGTGATCGACCTCGTACTTGTTCCGCGAGCCCTTAGCGATCTCGACGGTGACCTCGAATTCCACGCTGTAGTTCCCTTCGCTCAGCGACAACCATGCACGCTGAGGATACCCGTTGTGCACTCGATGCGACCCGCTCACTCCGCACCCCGCCGCCACGGTGCCGTTAGGGTGGTGCGGTGCCACGCTCGCGGATCCGACGAACCCTCGTGCGCCTCGCGGTCACCGTGATCGTGCTGGCGCTGGTCGTCGTCGGCGTTCTCGCCGCGGCCCTCGGGTACGCCGCGTACCGCGACAGCCGTGACCTCGACGCGCAGGTACCGCCCCGCCCGGCCGAGCAGGCCTACACTCCGGCGATCGCGCCCGTGGCCGCCACCTCCGCTCCCACCGCGGCGGGAGTGCGCGCACAGATCGCGGCGGCATTGCAGAACCCCGACCTCGGCGACTTCACCGGCGTGATCGCCGACGCCGCATCGGGCGGCGTGCTCTGGGAACGCGACGCAGCCCGGCCCCGCACTCCGGCGTCCACCACCAAGGTGCTCACAGCGGCCGCCGCGCTGCTCACTCTGCCGGCCGACAAGCGGATCACCACCACCGTGGTCGCCGGCGCACAGCCGGGCGAAGTGGTGTTCGTGGGCGCGGGCGATCCGACGTTGCGCGCGGGATCCGATTCGATGTTCACCGATGCTCCCAAGATCTCCGATCTGGCCGCACAGCTGCGGCGCGGCGGTACCAAGATCACCCGTGTGGTGGTGGACACCGCATTGTTCACCGGCCCCGACTTGGCTCGTGGTTGGGAGCGGGCCGATATCGCCGGCGGGGATGTGACGCCGATGCAAGCGCTCACCGCAGACGCGGGTCGCATTCGCCCCGGCGAGGACTACTCGCCGCGCGTCCCCGATCCCGCCGTATCGGCGGGGCGCGCGCTCGCCACCGCGCTGGGTCTGCCGCCCACCGCCGTCTCGACCGGGACCGCTCCGTCGGGTGCGGCGCAACTCGCCTCCGTGCGCAGCGCACCGCTCGATGTGCGGCTGCGCGACGCCATGATCCACTCGGACAACGTGCTCGCCGAGTCCATCGGGCGCGAGGTCGCCGCTGCGGGCGGCCAGCCGCTGTCCTTCGACGGCAGCGCCCGCGCCGTGACGGCGGCCCTGCGCAATGCCGGATTCGACCTCACGGGCGTCGAGCTCTCCGATGTCGACGGCCTCTCCACGCTGAACCGCATCTCCGCGAAGGTGCTCGACGAGATCCTCACCGCCGCAGCCGGGAACGGCAAGCCGCAGCTGCGTCCGCTGCTCGATATGCTGCCCGTCGGCGGCTCCAGCGGAACGCTCGCCGACCGGTACGTCACTGCGAACCGGCCCGGTGCCGGATACGTCCGCGCCAAGACCGGCAGCCTCTCCGGCGTCAGTACCCTGTCCGGGTTCGTCGCCGACCGGGAGGGCTCGATCATCACCTTCACGCTCATGTCCTCCGGAACCCCCGTCGACGTCGCGCGCCCCGCGATGGACGCGGTGACGGCCGCGCTGCGCGGCTGCGGCTGCCGCTGAATCGCCATGGCCACCCGCCGTCACCGCAGCCCGCAGGTCGACTGGTCGCTCGCGGCCGCCGCCGCGCGACGGCTCGCCGGTGGTGGACCGGCGACCACCGCGTACACCCGCGACCGCGCCGCAGCCCAGCTCATCGGCTTCGCAGCCGAAGCCGAACGGCACGTGCGTGACGTCACCGGCCTGGCCACCGGTGCGCGGATACCGGCGGCGCGCACCGTCGACCGCCGGGAGTGGGTCGATGCGGCGGCGCGGTCCATGGCCGCTCTGCTCGACGGCGATCACAGCGGCCGCCCCGGTATCGGAGCCCGGATCGCCGGACTGCAGGCCGGCGGCATGCTCGGGTTCGTTTCCGGATCGATTCTCGGACAATACGATCCGTTCGGCACCTCCGACGGTGAGCTGCTTCTCGTCGTGCCCAACGTGCTGCGTGTCGAACGCGCCCTGGGTCTCGACCCCGATGACTTCCGGATGTGGGTGTGTCTGCACGAGGTGACCCATCGGGTGCAGTTCGCCGCCAACCCGTGGCTGCGGGATCACATGCGGGACAACGTTGCCGCTCTGACCGGCGACGGAGACAGCGGCACAGTCGCCGATCTGCTGCACCGGGTGAACGCCGCACTGCGCGGTGGCAAACGGCACGACGGGGTGATCGGGCTACTCCAGATCGCCGCTCCCGCAGAGCAGTTCGCCGCCATCGAGAACCTCCTGATCCTGGGAACCCTGTTGGAAGGGCACGCCGACCACGTGATGGATGCCGCCGGACCGACGGTGGTGCCCACTGTCGCCACCATCCGTGCGGCCTTCGACCGGCGCCGCGCCTCGCCCGCGAATCCGCTGCAGCGGGTGCTGCGTGCCCTCCTCGGCGTGGATGCGAAGATCGCGCAGTACGTGCGCGGTAAGAAGTTCGTCGATGCCGTGGTGGCCGACGTGGGCATGGACCGGTTCAACACCGTATGGTCCGGTCCCGACACCCTGCCCCGTGATGAGGAGTTCGACGAACCCGCCCGGTGGATGGCCCGCGTCCTCGGCGCACCGGCCCCGTGAGCCGGCCCGGCCCCGCGGCCCTGCAGATCCGCCGCGCCGTGCAGCACTGGGCGGCACGGTACGGCGCACCGTCGACGGTGGCGGTCGCCGTGTCCGGCGGTCCGGACTCCCTGGCCCTGCTCGCCGGAGCCGTCGCCGCGGGGCTGGAGCCGGTCGCGCTGGTCGTCGACCACGGTCTGCAGCCGGACTCGGCGGCCACCGCCGCTCGCGCCGCCGGCCAGGCCCGCAGCGCAGGGGCTCGCCGCGCCGACGTCCTGACCGTGATCGTCGACGCCGCCGGAGGACCGGAGGCCGCGGCCCGGACCGCCCGCTACCGCGCACTCGACGCCCACCGTGACGGCCTGCCCGTGCTGCTCGGGCACACCCTCGACGATCAGGCCGAAACCGTGCTGCTCGGTCTCGGTCGGGGCTCTGGCGCCCGCTCGCTCGCCGGCATGGCGGCCTGGGCCGAGCCCTACGGGCGGCCCCTGCTCGGCGTGCGTCGCGCCGTCACCCGCCAGGCGTGCGCCGAACTCGGCCTCGACCCCTGGGACGACCCCCACAACACCGATGCGCGTTACACCCGGGTCCGGCTGCGCCACGAGGTGCTTCCGCTCCTGGAAGAGGTTCTCGGCGGGGGAGTGGCGCAGGCCCTGGCCCGCACTGCCGCGTCGCTGCGTGACGACAACGACGCACTCGACGCTCTCACTCCCGCGCCGTCGGGCGATGAGCTTCCGGTCGCCGACATCGAACATCTGCCGCCCGCGCTCCGGCGAAGGGCGTTGCGCGCCTGGCTCGCCGGCCGCGGCGCCCGCGCTCTCACCGCCGCACACCTCGCCGCGGTCGATGCCCTGGTCAGCGACTGGCACGGCCAGGGACCGGCCGCGGTGCCGGGCGGAAGTGCGGGGCGGCGGCTGCAGGTGCACCGCACAGGTGGCATTCTGAGTGCGTGGTGAACGGCACGGGTGAGTTGTACGCGGGAGACATCGCCTCGGTGGTGCTCTCCGAGGAGCAGATCAAGCAGCGGATTGCGGAACTCGCGGCGCAGATCGCGGAGGAATACGGAGACCGGGAGACCGACCTCCTGCTGATCACCGTGCTCAAGGGCGCGGTCATGTTCGTGACCGACCTGGCCCGGGCGCTACCGGTGCCCACGCAGCTCGAGTTCATGGCCGTCTCGAGCTACGGTTCGTCGACGTCGAGCTCGGGCGTGGTGCGCATCCTCAAGGACCTCGACCGCGATATCGCCGGCCGTGATGTGCTCATCGTCGAGGACATCATCGATTCCGGTCTCACGCTGAGCTGGCTGCTGCGCAACCTCGCGACACGGCAGCCGAACTCGCTCGAAGTGGTCACGCTCCTGCGTAAGCCCGACGCCGTGCGGGTGGACGTCGACGTGAAGTGGGTCGGCTTCGACATCCCCAACGAATTCGTCGTCGGCTACGGGCTCGACTACGCCGAGCGGTACCGCGATATGCCTTACATCGGCATCCTGGAGCCCAAGGTCTACAGCGAATGACCCTGCTCACCGCTGCGGCGACGGCCGACGGGGTACGCGAGGGCCGGCACACCGCCGTCGAGACGACCCGCGAGGCACTGGCCCGCATCGGTGACGACGAGGTGAACGGCTGGCGGGTGCTCCGTCCCGCGGAAGCGCTCGCCGAAGCCGCAGCGGTGGACGCGCGCCCCGACCGGTACGCACTGCCGCTGGCGGGTGTGCCGATCGCGATCAAGGACAACGTGGCGGTGTCCGGGCACCGGATCCTCGATGGAGTGTCCGCCGAATGCGGCGCCGGACTGCCGGTCGAACGGAGCGATCACCCCGTGGTGAAGCGCCTGCGCGCGGCGGGTGCCGTGGTGGTCGGCCTCACCCGGGTACCCGAGCTGTGCCTGTGGGCGATGACCGACGATGCGGAGGCCGTGGTCGCCAACCCGCATCGTCCCGGCCGTACCCCGGGTGGCAGCTCCGGCGGAAGTGCCGCGGTGGTGGCCGCCGGACACGTCGCGCTGGCCCACGGCAACGACGGCCTGGGCTCGCTGCGCGGACCCGCTGCGGCCGCCGGGATCGTGACGATCAAGCCCGGCCGAGGCGTGGTCCCCGCCGAGCTCGGCCCCACGAATTGGTTCGGCATGGCCGAGAACGGGCCCATGACCCGGACCGTGGGGGACGCTGCCCTCGGCCTGTCGGTGATGGCCGGACGGCCCGAGCTCGCGCAGATCGGCGAGGGTGCCGGGCTGCGTATCGGCCTCGGACTCAACCGTCCGACCCCGGCCACCGTCACCTCGCGCACCATCGCAGCGGCGGTGCGCGATGCCACCGCTGTCCTCACGGCTCGGGAGCATTCGGTGCATGAGGTGCGCGTGCCCTATCCGGCGTCGCCGCTGCCGCTGCTGGCCCGGTGGGTGGCCGCGGCCGCCACCGATGCCGACGATATCGTCGCCCGCGGCGCCACTGCCGCACTGCTCCAGGCCCGAACCCGCAGGCACGCCGCGCTCGGACGGGTCGTGACGGCACGAGGCCTGGTGCGGCCCGCCGATGCCGCGGCCATCGAATCCGAGCTGGAGCGGTTCTTCGCGAATGAGCGGATCGACGTCCTGGTGACCCCGACGTTGGCCCGCCGGCCTGCGCAGGCACGCCGGTACAGCGCGTTGCCGTGGGTGGCCAGCGCAGCCGCGAGCCTGAACTATGCGCCCTATCCGAGCCTGTGGAACCTACTGGGCTGGCCCGCGATGTCGGTGCCCTTCCGCGGTGAGGGTGTGCAGCTCATCGCACGCCCGGGCGGCGAGGCCGATCTGCTGGCCGTGGCCGCGAAGCTCGAGGCCTGAGCCCTACTTCCGGGCCCGCAGCAGCGGAACACCCTCGAACGGATTCCAGCTGGTGCTGCCGTAGGCCACGTGCTGGTAGTACGCCCAGTTCGCGGCCGTGGAATAGAGCACGCCAATAGCGGCGCCGAACCCGGCAGCGGGGAACGAGATGTCGAAGGCCAGCTCGATCACGCCGATCAGGGCGCTGATCGCGACGGCGACGCCGAACAGGCTCAGACCCTTGCGCCACGGTCCCTTGATCGCGAAGTAGATCGGGCCGAAGAAGAACGCCGGACCGTTCGCCGTGAGCCGGAACCGCTCCCCGAAGGACAACTGCTTGAACGCGGCCGCCCCGTGCGCCGATGCGGAGGGATGGCCATAGGTGTTGTAGAAGTCGAAGCGGCTGTTCCACGTGGGCGACGGTGCGGCCACCGGGGCCTGGGGATACTGGGGATCGGTCACGCGGCGAACCCTATCCGGGCCGAATCGGACATGTTCGCCCAGGGCGCACGGCCGCGCCCGGCGACACGTGCGGGGCGCACGGTAACCTGGGAAGTCGACCTGCGCGGCTACCCGCGCCCGCCGCTGGAAAAGGACTACGAGCCGCGAGGCGAAGCGATATGAAACGCAAATCACTCATCCGGACGCTGGCGATCATCGCCGGCTTCGTGCTCCTGATCTGGGCTTTCACCATGGTCAACAGCAAGGACCGCGACTACACCCCGGTGTCCACCGGGCTGGTCCTCAGTCAATTGCAGGCGAACAACGTCACGGACGTGCAGATCGACGACCGCGAGCAGACGCTGCGCGTGACGATCGACAAGCCGATCGACGGGGTCGAGGGCAAGAAAATCTTCGCGAAGTACCCGGCGGGCACCTCGCGCGACATCCTCGCCGATGTCCAGGACGCGAAGACGCCCGACGGCAAGCCGCTGCAGGACTACACGACCAACGTGACCGCGGAGTCGATCTGGCAGTCGGTGCTGTTCATGCTGCTCCCGATCCTGCTGCTGGTGGGCCTGTTCTTCTTCTTGATGAACCGGATGCAGGGCGGCGGCCGTGGCGGCGTCATGGGCTTCGGCAAGAGTAAGGCCAAGCAGCTCACCAAGGACATGCCGAAGACCACGTTCGCCGATGTCGCGGGCGCCGACGAGGCGGTCGAGGAGCTCTACGAGATCAAGGACTTCCTGCAGAACCCGGCCCGCTATCAGGCACTGGGCGCGAAGATCCCCAAGGGCGTGCTGCTCTACGGCCCGCCCGGCACCGGTAAGACGCTGCTCGCGCGCGCCGTCGCCGGTGAGGCCGGCGTGCCCTTCTTCACCATCTCCGGTTCGGACTTCGTCGAGATGTTCGTCGGTGTCGGTGCCTCCCGCGTGCGCGACTTGTTCGAGCAGGCCAAGGAGAACAGCCCCTGCATCATCTTCGTCGACGAGATCGACGCCGTCGGCCGCCAGCGCGGCGCCGGTATGGGCGGCGGCCATGACGAGCGCGAGCAGACCCTCAACCAGCTGCTCGTCGAGATGGACGGTTTCGGCGATCGCCAAGGCATCATCCTGATCGCGGCCACCAACCGCCCCGACATCCTCGACCCGGCGCTGTTGCGCCCCGGCCGCTTCGACCGCCAGATCCCGGTGTCGAATCCGGATATGGCGGGCCGCAAGGCGATCCTCGAGGTGCACGCCAAGGGCAAGCCGCTCGCCGACGACGTGGATCTGTCCGGGCTGGCCAAGCGCACCCCCGGTATGTCGGGTGCGGATCTGGCCAATGTGATCAACGAGGCCGCGCTGCTCACCGCCCGCGAGAACGGCTCGCAGATCACGGCGCCGATCCTCGAGGAGTCCGTGGACCGTGTGGTCGGTGGACCGCGCCGCAAGAACCGGATCATCTCCGAGCACGAGAAGAAGGTCACGGCCTACCACGAGGGCGGGCACACCCTGGCCGCGTGGGCCACCGAGGGACTCGACCCGGTGTACAAGGTCACGGTGCTCGCCCGCGGCCGCACCGGCGGTCACGCACTGGCCGTGCCCGAGAACGACAAGGGCATGTACACCCGCAACGAGATGATCGGACGACTGATCTTCGCGATGGGCGGTCGCGCCGCGGAGGAACTGGTCTTCGCCGAGCCCACCACGGGCGCGTCGAGTGATATCGACCAGGCCACCAAGATCGCCCGCGGCATGGTCACCGAGTACGGCATGAGCGCGCGGCTCGGCGCCGTCCGCTACGGCCAGGACGACGGTGACCCGTTCGTCGGCCGCGGCATCGGCAGTGGGGCGCAGTACTCCGAGGCCGTCGCGAGCCAGATCGACGAGGAGGTGCGCTCGCTGGTCGAGGCCGCGCACACCGAGGCCTGGGCCATCCTCAACGAGTACCGCGATGTGCTCGACGTGCTCGCAGGGGAGTTGCTGGAGAAGGAGACACTCGTCCGCAAGGATCTCGAGCGGATCTTCGCCTCGGTCGAGAAGCGCCCGCGGATCACGCAGTTCGACGATTTCGGTACCCGCACGCCGTCGACCAAGCCGCCGATCAAGACGCCCAAGGAGATCGCCATCGAGAACGGCGATCCGTGGCCCCCGGTCGATGAGGAGGCCGAGCGGAAGAAGGCCGAGCAGGCCGCGCTCGCCGCGGCGGCGGCACCGTCGGGCCAGAACGGCCAGGTCAACGGGCAGGGGCCGCAGGCGCAGCCGTGGCCCGTGCCGGGCGGTCAGCCGGGTTACGGACAGGGCTACGGCCAGCCGGGCTATCAGTGGGGCGGGCAGTCGCAGGGGTATCCGGGGCCGCAGTATCCGAACCAGCCCTACCCGGGCCAGTCGGGCGGCTACCCGCCGGCCCCGAATCCGTACCCGCAGCCGGGCCAGTACGGTCAGCCGCCGGCCGGCGGCAGCCGCCCGGACTACGGCGCACCCGCCGGCTGGTCGGCACCCGGGTGGCCCCCGCAGGGGCAGCCCGGACAGCAGCCGGGCCAAGCGCCGCAGGGGCAGGACCCGGAGCAGAAGTCGGGTCCGGACCGCTCGAGCGAGAGCTGACGTGGCGGCGGGCGACGGGGCGGCGATCGCGCCCTTCGACCACGAGCGTGCCGTGGCCGCCGTGCGGGAGCTGCTCATCGCGGTCGGCGAGGATCCCGAACGGGAGGGACTGAAGAAGACTCCCGAACGCGTGGCCCGCGCCTTCCAGGAGGTCTTCGGCGGCCTGCATACCGACCCTGATTCGGTGCTGGACACCACCTTCGGGGAGGATCACGACGAGCTGGTGCTGGTCAAGGACATCCCGATGTACTCGACCTGCGAGCATCATCTGGTGTCCTTCCACGGCGTCGCCCACGTGGGCTACCTTCCCGGCCCCAGCGGGCGCGTCACCGGCCTGAGCAAACTGGCCCGCGTCGTCGATCTGTACGCCAAGCGGCCGCAGGTGCAGGAGCGGCTCACCGCCCAGATCGCCGATGCTGTTGTGCGCAAACTCGATCCGCGGGGCGTGATCGTGGTGATCGAGGCCGAGCACCTGTGCATGGCCATGCGCGGCATCCGCAAGCCCGGGGCCAGCACCACCACATCGGCCGTGCGCGGGGCGTTCAAGGACAGCGCCACCTCGCGGGCTGAGGCGCTCGAACTCATCCTGCGCCGGTGAACGCCGCCAGCCGTGCCGCGGCACCGCCGGCCCGGCCCGGCGGGGCCACCCTCATCATGGGCGTGGTCAACGTGACCACCGATTCGTTCTCCGACGGCGGCCGCTACCTCGACCTGGACGCCGCGCTCGCGCACGCCCGTGAGCTGGTCGCCGAGGGTGCAGCGGTGGTCGACGTGGGGGGCGAATCGACCCGCCCCGGCGCACATCGTGTGCCCGCAGAGGTCGAGCGCGACCGGGTGGTTCCCGTCATCACCGCGCTCGCCGCCGAGGGGATCGCCGTCTCCGTGGACACCATGCGGGCCTCCGTGGCCGCCGCCGCCCTGGACGCGGGCGCCGCCATCGTCAACGACGTCTCCGGTGGCCGTGCCGATCCCGCGATGGCGGGTGTGGTCGCCGGCTCGAGCGCCCCGTGGATCCTCATGCACTGGAGGCCGTCGCCCGGGGCGCCGGGGGCCGACACCTGGAGCGGAATCCACCACGGCGTCACCGACTACACCGATGTGGTCACCGAAGTGCGCGATGAGCTGCTGCACCAGGCCGATGCCGCGATCGCTGCCGGTATCGCCCCCGAGCGGATCGTGCTCGACCCCGGGCTCGGCTTCGCCAAGAACGGCGATCACAACTGGGCACTGCTGCGGGGATTGAACACCTTGCAAGACACCGGGTTCCGAGTGCTCGTGGGTGCCTCGCGCAAGCGTTTCCTGGGCGAGCTGCTCGGCGGTCGTGCTCCGGCCGGTCGCGAGGTGGCGACCGCCGCGATCTCCGCCCTCGCCGCCCGGGAGGGAGTCTGGGGTGTACGGGTACACGACGTCCGGGCCACCGCCGACGCCATTGCGGTCGCGCGGGCCTGGAAGAAGGGCGGAATCTGATGGCCGACCGCATCGAGCTCACCGGACTGCGGGTGCGCGGGAACCACGGTGTCTTCGACCACGAGCGCCGCGACGGCCAGGAATTCATCGTCGACCTGGTGCTGTGGCTCGACTCCAGGCCCGCGGCGACCTCCGACGACCTGGCCGACACCGTCGACTACGGGGCACTGGCTCAGCTCGCGCACGACATCGTGGCGGGGGAGCCGCGCAACCTCATCGAGACCGTCGCCGCTGAGATCGCCGACGGTATCGCCGCCGACCCGCGGGTCTACGCCACCGAGGTCACGGTGCATAAGCCGTCGGCTCCGATCCCGCTGACCTTCGCGGACGTGGCGGTCGTCGCCCGTCGCTCCCGCGCCGGCGCTCGCGGGGTGCCGCAGTGACCCGCGCGGTTCTCTCGATCGGGGCCAACCTCGGTGATGCCGAGACCGCGGTCCGTGGCGCGATCACGGCGCTCGGCCCGGCGCTGGTGGCGGCGTCGCCGTTGTATCGCACCCCGCCGTGGGGCGGGGTGGAGC includes:
- a CDS encoding zinc-dependent metalloprotease; the protein is MATRRHRSPQVDWSLAAAAARRLAGGGPATTAYTRDRAAAQLIGFAAEAERHVRDVTGLATGARIPAARTVDRREWVDAAARSMAALLDGDHSGRPGIGARIAGLQAGGMLGFVSGSILGQYDPFGTSDGELLLVVPNVLRVERALGLDPDDFRMWVCLHEVTHRVQFAANPWLRDHMRDNVAALTGDGDSGTVADLLHRVNAALRGGKRHDGVIGLLQIAAPAEQFAAIENLLILGTLLEGHADHVMDAAGPTVVPTVATIRAAFDRRRASPANPLQRVLRALLGVDAKIAQYVRGKKFVDAVVADVGMDRFNTVWSGPDTLPRDEEFDEPARWMARVLGAPAP
- the hpt gene encoding hypoxanthine phosphoribosyltransferase, which produces MNGTGELYAGDIASVVLSEEQIKQRIAELAAQIAEEYGDRETDLLLITVLKGAVMFVTDLARALPVPTQLEFMAVSSYGSSTSSSGVVRILKDLDRDIAGRDVLIVEDIIDSGLTLSWLLRNLATRQPNSLEVVTLLRKPDAVRVDVDVKWVGFDIPNEFVVGYGLDYAERYRDMPYIGILEPKVYSE
- a CDS encoding DUF2628 domain-containing protein, encoding MTDPQYPQAPVAAPSPTWNSRFDFYNTYGHPSASAHGAAAFKQLSFGERFRLTANGPAFFFGPIYFAIKGPWRKGLSLFGVAVAISALIGVIELAFDISFPAAGFGAAIGVLYSTAANWAYYQHVAYGSTSWNPFEGVPLLRARK
- the ftsH gene encoding ATP-dependent zinc metalloprotease FtsH gives rise to the protein MKRKSLIRTLAIIAGFVLLIWAFTMVNSKDRDYTPVSTGLVLSQLQANNVTDVQIDDREQTLRVTIDKPIDGVEGKKIFAKYPAGTSRDILADVQDAKTPDGKPLQDYTTNVTAESIWQSVLFMLLPILLLVGLFFFLMNRMQGGGRGGVMGFGKSKAKQLTKDMPKTTFADVAGADEAVEELYEIKDFLQNPARYQALGAKIPKGVLLYGPPGTGKTLLARAVAGEAGVPFFTISGSDFVEMFVGVGASRVRDLFEQAKENSPCIIFVDEIDAVGRQRGAGMGGGHDEREQTLNQLLVEMDGFGDRQGIILIAATNRPDILDPALLRPGRFDRQIPVSNPDMAGRKAILEVHAKGKPLADDVDLSGLAKRTPGMSGADLANVINEAALLTARENGSQITAPILEESVDRVVGGPRRKNRIISEHEKKVTAYHEGGHTLAAWATEGLDPVYKVTVLARGRTGGHALAVPENDKGMYTRNEMIGRLIFAMGGRAAEELVFAEPTTGASSDIDQATKIARGMVTEYGMSARLGAVRYGQDDGDPFVGRGIGSGAQYSEAVASQIDEEVRSLVEAAHTEAWAILNEYRDVLDVLAGELLEKETLVRKDLERIFASVEKRPRITQFDDFGTRTPSTKPPIKTPKEIAIENGDPWPPVDEEAERKKAEQAALAAAAAPSGQNGQVNGQGPQAQPWPVPGGQPGYGQGYGQPGYQWGGQSQGYPGPQYPNQPYPGQSGGYPPAPNPYPQPGQYGQPPAGGSRPDYGAPAGWSAPGWPPQGQPGQQPGQAPQGQDPEQKSGPDRSSES
- the folP gene encoding dihydropteroate synthase, translated to MGVVNVTTDSFSDGGRYLDLDAALAHARELVAEGAAVVDVGGESTRPGAHRVPAEVERDRVVPVITALAAEGIAVSVDTMRASVAAAALDAGAAIVNDVSGGRADPAMAGVVAGSSAPWILMHWRPSPGAPGADTWSGIHHGVTDYTDVVTEVRDELLHQADAAIAAGIAPERIVLDPGLGFAKNGDHNWALLRGLNTLQDTGFRVLVGASRKRFLGELLGGRAPAGREVATAAISALAAREGVWGVRVHDVRATADAIAVARAWKKGGI
- a CDS encoding amidase: MTLLTAAATADGVREGRHTAVETTREALARIGDDEVNGWRVLRPAEALAEAAAVDARPDRYALPLAGVPIAIKDNVAVSGHRILDGVSAECGAGLPVERSDHPVVKRLRAAGAVVVGLTRVPELCLWAMTDDAEAVVANPHRPGRTPGGSSGGSAAVVAAGHVALAHGNDGLGSLRGPAAAAGIVTIKPGRGVVPAELGPTNWFGMAENGPMTRTVGDAALGLSVMAGRPELAQIGEGAGLRIGLGLNRPTPATVTSRTIAAAVRDATAVLTAREHSVHEVRVPYPASPLPLLARWVAAAATDADDIVARGATAALLQARTRRHAALGRVVTARGLVRPADAAAIESELERFFANERIDVLVTPTLARRPAQARRYSALPWVASAAASLNYAPYPSLWNLLGWPAMSVPFRGEGVQLIARPGGEADLLAVAAKLEA
- the folB gene encoding dihydroneopterin aldolase — protein: MADRIELTGLRVRGNHGVFDHERRDGQEFIVDLVLWLDSRPAATSDDLADTVDYGALAQLAHDIVAGEPRNLIETVAAEIADGIAADPRVYATEVTVHKPSAPIPLTFADVAVVARRSRAGARGVPQ
- the folE gene encoding GTP cyclohydrolase I FolE, with the translated sequence MAAGDGAAIAPFDHERAVAAVRELLIAVGEDPEREGLKKTPERVARAFQEVFGGLHTDPDSVLDTTFGEDHDELVLVKDIPMYSTCEHHLVSFHGVAHVGYLPGPSGRVTGLSKLARVVDLYAKRPQVQERLTAQIADAVVRKLDPRGVIVVIEAEHLCMAMRGIRKPGASTTTSAVRGAFKDSATSRAEALELILRR
- the tilS gene encoding tRNA lysidine(34) synthetase TilS, which gives rise to MSRPGPAALQIRRAVQHWAARYGAPSTVAVAVSGGPDSLALLAGAVAAGLEPVALVVDHGLQPDSAATAARAAGQARSAGARRADVLTVIVDAAGGPEAAARTARYRALDAHRDGLPVLLGHTLDDQAETVLLGLGRGSGARSLAGMAAWAEPYGRPLLGVRRAVTRQACAELGLDPWDDPHNTDARYTRVRLRHEVLPLLEEVLGGGVAQALARTAASLRDDNDALDALTPAPSGDELPVADIEHLPPALRRRALRAWLAGRGARALTAAHLAAVDALVSDWHGQGPAAVPGGSAGRRLQVHRTGGILSAW
- the dacB gene encoding D-alanyl-D-alanine carboxypeptidase/D-alanyl-D-alanine endopeptidase, with protein sequence MPRSRIRRTLVRLAVTVIVLALVVVGVLAAALGYAAYRDSRDLDAQVPPRPAEQAYTPAIAPVAATSAPTAAGVRAQIAAALQNPDLGDFTGVIADAASGGVLWERDAARPRTPASTTKVLTAAAALLTLPADKRITTTVVAGAQPGEVVFVGAGDPTLRAGSDSMFTDAPKISDLAAQLRRGGTKITRVVVDTALFTGPDLARGWERADIAGGDVTPMQALTADAGRIRPGEDYSPRVPDPAVSAGRALATALGLPPTAVSTGTAPSGAAQLASVRSAPLDVRLRDAMIHSDNVLAESIGREVAAAGGQPLSFDGSARAVTAALRNAGFDLTGVELSDVDGLSTLNRISAKVLDEILTAAAGNGKPQLRPLLDMLPVGGSSGTLADRYVTANRPGAGYVRAKTGSLSGVSTLSGFVADREGSIITFTLMSSGTPVDVARPAMDAVTAALRGCGCR